One part of the Saprospiraceae bacterium genome encodes these proteins:
- a CDS encoding glycosyltransferase, with protein MKISVIIVNYNVRHFLEQCVASVRRALHSLQGEILVFDNASVDDSVLMLRQHFPDVHCIESKTNLGFSKANNAAAKLAKGEYVLILNPDTVLPEDCLIRCLEFLDAHPDAGALGVKMVDGQGKFLPESKRGFPGFWVSFCKMIGLYKLFPASSIFNGYYMGHLKENETNEVDVLTGAFMMMRKELWEKVGGLDEDYFMYGEDIDLSYRIQKAGYKNYYFPSTTIIHYKGESTSKGSLNYVVTFYNAMIIFAKKHFAGSNKFALIGFLSGIVWLKAFVASVQSTVSKIKIVGLDMLALMVGFYLIKYYWALWYHGNANYFNSQTIYVNLGLFVLIWASCFYYQGVYEKKFSLKDLLIAAISGFIINLLFYALFPEHWRASRMLLILSFLWVVLYALLSRLLLNRWFLKSWIIGSDYKKNILVIGDIIQIQKVNSLLSSNRQSFDLLTKDPNELDFYDREQWTDFIRINQIKEIILCQKNLNWTQILNLMTDLKDEVNYKIMTESGSGIIGSSSKNDRGEIFSLDLDYNLSQRVYLRQKRLFDVFFTMILFVFFWLFIFLFESKKQFLLNLYYVLIGKLTWVSYQTKDSIKARLPIIKQGVIFPVQHIEHILTKEFESQLLTMYAWNYSIWTDLDICLRDFQKLDQLPYGSNH; from the coding sequence GTGAAAATCAGTGTAATTATTGTCAATTATAATGTACGGCATTTTTTAGAACAATGTGTTGCGTCGGTACGTCGTGCCTTGCATTCACTGCAAGGGGAGATCCTGGTATTTGACAATGCGAGTGTGGATGATTCGGTGCTTATGCTCCGCCAGCATTTTCCGGATGTACATTGTATTGAATCAAAAACAAATCTTGGCTTTTCAAAAGCAAATAATGCGGCAGCTAAATTGGCTAAAGGAGAATATGTATTAATTTTAAATCCAGATACGGTTCTACCAGAAGATTGTTTAATTCGTTGTTTGGAATTTCTAGATGCACATCCAGATGCGGGTGCGTTAGGAGTTAAAATGGTTGATGGACAAGGTAAATTTTTACCTGAATCTAAACGTGGATTTCCAGGTTTTTGGGTTTCCTTTTGCAAAATGATTGGCTTGTATAAATTGTTTCCTGCTTCTTCCATATTTAATGGCTATTATATGGGTCATTTAAAAGAAAATGAAACGAATGAAGTGGATGTTCTTACAGGTGCTTTTATGATGATGAGAAAAGAGCTATGGGAAAAGGTTGGTGGATTAGATGAAGATTATTTCATGTATGGGGAAGATATAGATCTGTCCTATAGAATTCAAAAGGCAGGGTATAAAAATTATTATTTTCCTAGTACTACCATAATACATTATAAAGGAGAAAGCACCAGTAAAGGCAGTTTGAATTATGTAGTAACGTTTTACAATGCAATGATCATTTTTGCAAAGAAGCATTTTGCAGGCAGTAATAAATTTGCACTCATCGGCTTTTTATCCGGGATAGTTTGGCTTAAAGCATTCGTTGCATCAGTTCAATCAACTGTTTCGAAAATTAAAATTGTAGGATTGGATATGCTTGCTTTAATGGTGGGATTTTATCTAATTAAATATTATTGGGCACTCTGGTATCATGGGAATGCCAACTATTTTAATAGTCAGACTATTTATGTAAATTTAGGTTTGTTTGTTTTGATTTGGGCTTCTTGCTTTTATTATCAAGGTGTCTATGAGAAGAAGTTTTCTTTAAAGGATCTGTTGATAGCTGCAATATCAGGATTTATTATTAATCTTTTGTTTTATGCATTGTTTCCGGAACATTGGAGAGCATCCAGAATGCTGTTGATATTGTCCTTTTTGTGGGTTGTTTTATATGCATTATTAAGTAGGTTATTATTAAACCGATGGTTCCTGAAGTCCTGGATTATAGGTTCTGATTACAAGAAAAATATTCTTGTAATTGGTGATATCATTCAAATTCAAAAAGTAAATTCCTTATTGAGCTCAAACAGGCAAAGTTTTGATTTACTTACAAAGGATCCGAATGAATTGGATTTTTATGATCGGGAACAATGGACGGACTTCATAAGGATTAATCAAATAAAAGAAATTATATTGTGTCAAAAGAATTTAAACTGGACACAGATATTAAATCTTATGACTGATTTAAAAGATGAAGTTAATTATAAAATTATGACAGAATCAGGATCTGGAATTATTGGATCCTCTTCAAAGAATGATCGGGGAGAAATCTTTTCGCTAGATTTGGATTATAATTTATCACAGCGAGTTTATCTTCGGCAAAAGCGATTATTTGATGTGTTCTTTACAATGATTCTTTTTGTTTTTTTCTGGTTATTCATTTTTCTATTTGAATCAAAAAAGCAGTTTCTTCTGAATTTATATTATGTACTCATTGGAAAGCTAACATGGGTTTCTTATCAAACAAAGGATTCTATAAAAGCGCGGCTACCCATAATTAAACAAGGCGTCATTTTTCCTGTTCAGCATATAGAGCATATTTTGACAAAAGAATTTGAATCGCAATTATTAACCATGTATGCATGGAATTATTCTATTTGGACAGATCTTGATATCTGTTTGCGAGATTTTCAAAAATTAGACCAGTTACCTTATGGATCCAATCATTAA
- a CDS encoding OmpA family protein: MTLKFYHLLILVLWVNFSFGQQTDTTVRMDNSLITHPDTMPMTEGTTKITKSKIQIGDANAADWKSGKSKYPPKPKNMWELGLGIGHYFIHGDVDPKYPGFGIALHLRKALHYAFSIRLDAFYGTAYGLEPQPYSNALDNEPTVFKGYGTAYGGNSWFPAYKTQYFYGAVEGILNIGNILFHKDHNKWNTYLFIGMGIDHNITKLNLLDENSNPYTNLINASGFSDANFNTRQGRADIKKRLKAIYDGTYETEAFKKKGIFRLNDDINIHTLFIGGLGVSRKINRRLNISLEHQVQITDNDYLDGIVWRSNVDQTTQNDYQHFTNLRLAINLGSFKNKKEPLYWINPLDAAFSDIADLKRRPIFDPKDTDQDGVIDLLDQEAETPPGAPVDTRGITLDSDNDGIPDHKDAEPFSPPGFQVNDKGIALVPAVQPGMSEDDIKNLVDKRLGVPPGSYDSTGGKGLLSYIDWFLPMIHFKLDEYCIDLKYVPQLASVAHVMKTHPGLKITVHGHTDIRHNNAYNTSLSYNRAKEAIDYLVNTFEIPRERLKLMYGGEESPLGGHAKNYLVNRRVEFRVSSSDDKEMDKPNGPKAGACHKKWDRKKLDTK, encoded by the coding sequence ATGACGCTGAAGTTTTACCATTTATTGATACTCGTACTCTGGGTGAATTTTTCTTTTGGTCAGCAAACAGACACCACAGTTCGGATGGATAATAGTCTTATTACACATCCTGATACGATGCCTATGACTGAGGGCACTACAAAAATTACTAAATCAAAAATTCAAATAGGGGATGCAAATGCTGCAGATTGGAAGTCTGGTAAATCTAAGTATCCACCAAAACCAAAGAATATGTGGGAGTTGGGTCTTGGTATAGGCCATTATTTTATACATGGAGATGTGGACCCTAAATATCCTGGATTTGGTATCGCTTTACATCTTAGAAAAGCATTGCATTATGCTTTTTCTATCAGACTGGATGCATTTTATGGTACCGCTTACGGACTTGAACCACAACCTTATAGTAATGCTTTAGATAATGAACCAACTGTTTTTAAAGGGTATGGTACTGCGTATGGAGGGAATTCATGGTTTCCAGCCTATAAAACTCAATATTTTTATGGGGCAGTGGAAGGTATTTTAAACATTGGGAATATCTTATTTCATAAAGACCATAATAAATGGAACACTTATTTATTTATAGGTATGGGTATTGATCATAATATCACGAAACTTAATTTACTTGATGAGAATTCAAATCCATATACCAATTTGATAAATGCTTCTGGCTTTTCTGATGCAAATTTTAACACACGTCAAGGTCGAGCAGATATTAAAAAGAGGCTGAAAGCCATCTATGATGGAACCTATGAAACAGAAGCTTTTAAAAAGAAAGGAATTTTTAGGTTAAATGATGATATAAACATTCATACACTCTTTATTGGGGGTTTGGGCGTTTCAAGAAAAATCAACCGAAGACTGAATATTTCATTAGAGCATCAGGTTCAAATTACAGACAATGATTATTTGGATGGAATTGTTTGGAGAAGTAATGTTGATCAAACAACACAAAATGATTATCAACACTTTACAAATTTAAGATTAGCAATTAATTTAGGAAGCTTTAAAAATAAAAAGGAACCACTTTATTGGATTAATCCATTAGATGCGGCTTTTTCGGATATAGCAGATTTAAAACGCAGGCCAATATTTGACCCTAAGGATACAGATCAGGATGGCGTTATTGATTTATTGGATCAGGAAGCTGAAACACCTCCTGGTGCGCCTGTTGATACCAGAGGCATTACCTTGGATAGCGATAATGATGGGATTCCTGACCATAAAGATGCAGAACCATTTTCACCTCCTGGATTTCAGGTTAATGATAAAGGCATAGCTCTTGTTCCGGCAGTTCAGCCAGGAATGTCAGAAGATGATATAAAAAACTTAGTCGATAAACGCCTGGGGGTACCACCTGGTAGTTATGATAGTACAGGTGGAAAAGGTTTACTTAGTTATATTGATTGGTTCTTGCCAATGATTCATTTTAAATTGGATGAATATTGTATTGACTTAAAATATGTACCTCAATTAGCAAGTGTAGCGCATGTTATGAAAACGCATCCTGGTTTGAAAATAACAGTGCATGGTCATACAGACATACGCCATAATAATGCTTATAATACAAGTTTATCCTATAATCGTGCAAAAGAAGCTATAGATTATTTAGTGAATACTTTTGAAATCCCACGCGAACGCTTGAAACTTATGTATGGTGGGGAAGAATCTCCATTGGGAGGACATGCAAAAAATTATTTGGTTAACCGTCGGGTCGAATTCAGAGTAAGTTCTTCTGATGATAAAGAAATGGACAAACCAAATGGTCCTAAAGCTGGAGCTTGCCATAAAAAATGGGATCGCAAAAAACTAGATACTAAATAG
- the recR gene encoding recombination protein RecR: MNQISKILDDAVGAFSSLPGIGKKSALRLALHLAKLDKQKAMDLARAIQSMAENLKTCKSCFAYSDEDLCAICKDTRRDHRILCVVESVRDLFAIEEVQMFKGIYHILGGLISPIDGIGPEQLQLDSLFEKLEKTEVSELILAIRPTIEGDTTAYYISKNLPNPDIKLTMLARGVAFGSELEYADELTLSRSLLNRTPYLIHDNKMV; this comes from the coding sequence ATGAATCAAATTTCAAAGATCTTGGATGATGCTGTAGGAGCATTCAGTTCACTACCTGGGATCGGTAAAAAATCAGCATTACGCTTAGCACTGCACCTGGCTAAATTGGATAAACAAAAAGCAATGGACCTGGCTCGTGCTATTCAATCCATGGCAGAAAACCTTAAAACGTGTAAATCTTGTTTCGCATATTCTGATGAGGATTTATGTGCTATTTGTAAAGATACCAGAAGAGACCATCGGATTTTATGTGTAGTAGAATCTGTCCGCGACTTATTTGCAATTGAAGAAGTTCAAATGTTTAAAGGCATTTATCACATTCTTGGCGGACTAATATCACCCATAGATGGTATTGGGCCAGAACAATTACAGCTGGATTCATTATTTGAAAAATTGGAAAAAACAGAAGTTTCAGAATTAATTTTAGCGATACGCCCCACAATTGAAGGAGATACAACGGCTTATTATATCAGTAAGAACTTACCAAATCCTGACATAAAACTTACCATGTTAGCACGGGGTGTCGCCTTTGGTTCAGAATTAGAGTATGCTGATGAATTAACATTGAGCAGATCTTTGTTAAACAGGACTCCTTATCTTATTCATGATAACAAGATGGTGTGA
- a CDS encoding 2-oxo acid dehydrogenase subunit E2, giving the protein MAIVIKMPRLSDTMQEGVIKSWNKKVGDLVKPGDILAEVETDKATMDLEAYQEGVLLHIAVAEGPVAVDGIIAIIGNSGEDISSLLNASPVESKTPATDTQDAKAEAVPEIKSEIIAEPETGRIKASPLAKSLAKEKGLSLESVHGSGENGRIIKRDVENIQNPILKSASDLISQGSFNQQGDRELVLSQMRKTIARRLSESKFTAPHFYLNAEIDMDQCVDARNQLNAVSEVKISYNDLIVKATALALRQNLSVNVSWMGDKMIFHNDIHIGIAVAIDEGLVVPVIRNTDLKSLSAIKLEINDKASRAKDRKLSLEEMQGNTFTISNLGMFDIEHFTAIINPPDACILAVGAIQKKPAVKNNAIVISNRMKLTLSCDHRAVDGATGAKFLQSLKAILENPITMLL; this is encoded by the coding sequence ATGGCCATTGTTATAAAGATGCCCCGACTTTCTGATACTATGCAAGAAGGTGTCATTAAATCCTGGAATAAAAAAGTAGGAGATTTAGTTAAACCAGGTGATATTTTAGCCGAGGTTGAAACCGATAAAGCCACCATGGATTTGGAAGCATATCAGGAAGGTGTGCTTTTACATATAGCTGTTGCTGAAGGTCCTGTAGCTGTAGATGGTATAATTGCAATCATAGGAAATTCAGGAGAGGATATTTCCAGCCTGTTAAATGCTAGTCCAGTAGAATCAAAAACACCGGCAACTGATACCCAGGATGCAAAAGCAGAAGCAGTTCCAGAAATTAAATCAGAAATTATAGCAGAACCTGAAACTGGCAGAATTAAAGCATCTCCTTTAGCTAAATCATTGGCCAAAGAAAAAGGCTTAAGCCTTGAATCTGTCCATGGATCTGGAGAAAATGGGAGAATTATTAAAAGAGATGTAGAAAATATTCAAAATCCTATTTTAAAATCTGCTTCAGATTTAATCTCTCAGGGTTCCTTTAATCAGCAAGGTGATAGAGAATTGGTTTTGTCTCAAATGCGAAAAACAATTGCCAGAAGATTATCTGAAAGTAAATTTACAGCCCCACATTTTTATTTGAATGCTGAAATAGATATGGACCAATGTGTTGATGCCCGCAATCAATTAAACGCAGTATCAGAGGTTAAAATCTCGTATAATGATCTCATCGTGAAAGCGACAGCATTAGCACTCAGACAAAATTTATCCGTGAATGTATCCTGGATGGGTGATAAAATGATTTTTCATAATGATATTCATATAGGAATTGCAGTTGCTATTGATGAAGGTTTGGTCGTACCAGTTATTCGCAATACAGACTTAAAATCATTAAGTGCCATAAAATTGGAAATCAATGATAAAGCAAGTCGTGCTAAGGACCGGAAACTGAGCCTTGAAGAAATGCAAGGAAACACTTTTACAATTTCCAACTTAGGCATGTTTGATATTGAACATTTTACGGCAATTATTAATCCACCAGATGCCTGTATTTTAGCCGTGGGTGCAATTCAAAAGAAACCGGCAGTAAAGAACAATGCAATCGTAATTTCAAACAGGATGAAATTAACTTTATCCTGTGATCATCGAGCTGTAGATGGTGCTACCGGAGCAAAATTTCTCCAAAGTTTAAAGGCTATTTTAGAAAATCCTATTACTATGCTGTTGTAA